One Myxosarcina sp. GI1 genomic window carries:
- a CDS encoding ATP-binding protein, giving the protein MKLKSKILLGYSLSWALVILVGILGIANLRRLGKASGAILQENYHSILAARNTIDALERQDSAVLLYLLENKIQGRQQFRQNQIEFLKWLGKAEGNITILGEAKIIDRIEARYETYLAAFARLQQQTNHTTTNYYDTIVPIFDDIKAACIELRLINQETMEATSEEAEEVSKQAIWSTAIAGVTAAGVGLAFSLLLTRRIVEPLTAMTHATSKIASGKYDIALQVKSQDELGILAREINVMSQKLKAFHELNVGRVITEKQRSEAIVQSIADGIIVVDSELKIIAINPIAADIANVKSLLARDNHFLDVFSDRTLYEHLKKAAQTGKPPELKDEREILTVERGEHTLYYRFAITPVISDTDSVIGAILLLQNVTKLKKLDNLKSEFVATASHELRTPLTGILMSLNLLSETTADKLSKSELELLESAVEDVERLRSLVNDLLDLSKIESGKLELEYTPVEVNFLLDKAIAAFKIQAEQKDIKLIERSLSEDINVKIDANKIVWVLTNLIANALRYSEAGGKITIGATARNSWVEIFVADEGAGIPLEYQSKIFDKFVQVETEKDVGGSGLGLAICKEMVRAHGGRIWIDSTVGKGSTFTFTVPISNS; this is encoded by the coding sequence ATGAAGCTAAAAAGCAAAATTTTGCTTGGCTACAGTTTATCTTGGGCTTTGGTTATTCTAGTTGGTATTTTAGGAATAGCCAATCTCAGGCGTTTGGGAAAAGCTAGCGGAGCAATTTTGCAGGAAAACTATCATAGTATTCTAGCAGCAAGAAACACGATTGATGCTCTCGAACGACAGGACAGTGCAGTACTTCTGTATTTATTAGAAAACAAAATTCAGGGAAGGCAACAGTTTCGCCAAAACCAAATTGAATTTTTAAAATGGCTGGGAAAAGCTGAGGGCAATATTACCATTCTAGGAGAAGCCAAAATTATCGATCGCATCGAAGCTCGTTATGAAACTTATCTAGCAGCTTTTGCTCGTCTACAGCAGCAAACTAATCATACTACCACAAATTATTACGATACTATAGTCCCAATTTTTGACGATATTAAAGCCGCCTGTATCGAATTGAGACTCATCAATCAAGAAACTATGGAAGCCACTTCCGAAGAAGCTGAGGAAGTATCAAAACAGGCAATTTGGTCGACGGCGATCGCTGGAGTTACAGCCGCAGGTGTAGGGTTGGCATTTAGCTTGTTGCTGACTCGTCGCATCGTCGAACCGCTAACGGCAATGACTCATGCTACTAGTAAAATTGCCTCTGGAAAATACGACATTGCCTTACAAGTCAAATCTCAAGATGAACTAGGAATTTTAGCGCGAGAAATTAACGTCATGAGCCAAAAACTCAAGGCATTTCACGAGCTTAATGTTGGTAGGGTAATTACCGAAAAACAACGTAGTGAAGCGATCGTGCAGAGTATTGCCGATGGTATTATTGTCGTCGATAGCGAACTCAAAATTATTGCCATCAATCCCATTGCGGCAGATATTGCTAACGTCAAATCTTTACTGGCTAGGGACAATCATTTTTTAGATGTCTTTAGCGATCGCACGCTTTACGAGCATCTAAAAAAAGCTGCACAAACTGGCAAACCACCTGAATTAAAAGATGAGCGCGAAATCCTCACCGTCGAACGAGGCGAACATACTCTTTATTACCGCTTTGCTATTACACCAGTAATTAGCGATACCGATAGCGTTATTGGAGCAATTCTGTTATTGCAAAACGTCACTAAGCTAAAAAAATTAGATAATCTAAAGAGCGAGTTTGTTGCTACGGCTTCTCACGAACTACGCACCCCGCTTACAGGGATATTGATGAGCCTCAACTTACTCAGCGAAACTACTGCCGACAAATTATCAAAATCGGAATTAGAACTTTTAGAAAGCGCGGTAGAGGATGTCGAAAGATTGCGCAGTTTGGTTAACGATCTACTCGATCTCTCTAAAATTGAGTCTGGTAAATTAGAACTAGAATACACTCCCGTCGAAGTTAATTTTTTGTTGGATAAAGCAATAGCTGCTTTTAAAATACAGGCCGAACAAAAAGATATCAAATTAATCGAGCGATCTCTATCAGAAGATATAAATGTAAAAATAGATGCTAATAAAATTGTTTGGGTATTAACTAATTTGATTGCTAACGCCTTACGTTACAGCGAAGCAGGAGGAAAAATCACCATTGGTGCGACGGCTAGAAATAGTTGGGTAGAAATCTTCGTCGCCGATGAAGGAGCGGGAATACCTTTAGAGTATCAAAGCAAAATCTTCGATAAATTCGTCCAGGTAGAAACAGAAAAAGATGTCGGTGGCAGTGGGTTGGGATTGGCTATTTGTAAAGAAATGGTTCGCGCTCACGGAGGTAGAATTTGGATTGATTCTACTGTAGGCAAGGGTAGCACTTTTACATTTACCGTTCCTATTAGCAACAGTTAA
- a CDS encoding response regulator — MSKAKILVVDDDKNIRRTVTMALESLDYGVHTAFDGKDAMLQLTGDKYDLIVTDLKMPGMDGIELLKKAIAEYPQIKIVLITAHGTVDNAVEAMKLGAVDFLQKPFTPKELRNVVHNVLEEPSEHSESEYKSSLKASKQLARQRDFDGAIAQVKKAIGCDPSRPEAFNFLGQLQETMGDFTSAIKNYRVAISLDPSDRQAQDNLNRATSNVGDRPSF; from the coding sequence ATGTCTAAGGCAAAAATTTTAGTGGTTGATGACGATAAAAATATTAGACGTACTGTCACAATGGCTTTAGAGTCTTTAGACTACGGAGTGCATACTGCTTTCGATGGCAAAGATGCTATGTTGCAATTGACGGGGGATAAATACGATCTGATTGTTACCGATTTAAAAATGCCTGGTATGGACGGTATCGAACTGTTAAAAAAAGCGATCGCCGAATATCCTCAGATTAAAATTGTTTTGATTACCGCTCACGGAACGGTAGACAATGCAGTAGAGGCAATGAAGTTGGGAGCGGTAGATTTTTTACAAAAACCATTTACTCCTAAAGAACTAAGAAATGTCGTTCACAACGTTTTGGAGGAGCCTTCAGAACATAGTGAGTCGGAATACAAATCTAGTTTGAAAGCCTCCAAGCAACTAGCCAGACAACGAGACTTTGATGGTGCGATCGCTCAAGTTAAGAAAGCCATTGGATGCGATCCTTCTCGTCCCGAAGCGTTTAATTTTTTAGGACAGCTTCAAGAAACTATGGGAGATTTTACCAGTGCCATTAAAAATTATCGTGTTGCTATTAGCTTAGACCCTAGCGATCGACAAGCTCAAGACAATCTCAATCGCGCTACCAGTAATGTTGGCGATCGACCTAGTTTTTAA
- a CDS encoding Uma2 family endonuclease, giving the protein MARIAEKVFWTIRDIPLLPQNDSVNYEIIDRELFVTRSPHHLHQRVCGKLFRYLDEWSESSGLGETIIAPVVILSDIDSVIPDVVWISQERLAQVEDKAGHLLSAPELVIEVLPPGKNNEDRNKEAKLKLYSLHGVSEYWICDRLSKQVAIYSRKNARLILVTTLLENDIITFSLLPNFSCLVSQLFVL; this is encoded by the coding sequence ATGGCTCGAATTGCTGAAAAAGTATTTTGGACAATTAGAGATATACCACTTCTTCCTCAAAATGATTCGGTTAATTATGAAATCATTGATAGAGAACTGTTTGTAACTAGATCGCCCCATCATCTACATCAAAGAGTTTGTGGTAAGTTGTTTCGCTATCTCGATGAATGGTCTGAAAGCAGTGGTTTAGGAGAGACAATTATCGCACCTGTAGTAATTTTATCTGACATTGATAGTGTAATTCCCGATGTGGTTTGGATAAGTCAAGAAAGATTAGCTCAAGTTGAAGACAAAGCGGGACATTTGTTAAGCGCGCCTGAGTTAGTAATTGAAGTGTTACCTCCAGGAAAAAACAACGAAGACAGAAATAAAGAAGCTAAGTTGAAACTATACTCTCTTCATGGTGTTTCCGAATATTGGATTTGCGACAGATTGTCCAAACAAGTTGCTATTTATAGTCGGAAAAATGCGCGATTGATATTAGTAACTACCTTATTAGAAAATGATATTATTACTTTTTCTCTATTACCAAACTTTAGCTGTTTAGTCAGTCAATTGTTTGTATTGTAG
- a CDS encoding tetratricopeptide repeat protein — MPNKKKFELALTDFNRALELNSELPKAYFNRGLVYYNNGSDKTKQL, encoded by the coding sequence ATGCCGAACAAAAAAAAATTTGAGTTGGCTTTAACAGATTTCAACCGCGCTTTAGAACTAAATTCCGAACTACCTAAAGCTTACTTTAATAGAGGTCTTGTTTACTATAACAATGGTTCGGACAAAACTAAGCAGCTATAG
- a CDS encoding tetratricopeptide repeat protein, giving the protein MSTQLILDDAEAYNNRGKVYRERGKLNLALISFNRALELNPNYVSAYYNRGIVYHYMEKLGLALADFNTALELNPEFAEAYYGRGLIYFYQKKSGLALADFKYALILNPKLAEAYYGRGLIYAEREKFELALADFKYALTLNPKLAEAYYGRGLVRAEHKKSEAALSDYNRALELKPNLAQAYYGRGLIYADRGKFELALADFNRALKLFPNYTPVYFDRGLLYEKQGKTEPALADYSRAIELDAESVKAHVNRGVLYKEQGKTELALADYNRALELDPELDEVYMNRGVAYAEQKKI; this is encoded by the coding sequence TTGTCAACTCAACTTATCCTAGACGATGCTGAAGCTTACAATAATCGCGGTAAAGTTTATCGCGAGCGAGGAAAACTGAATTTGGCTCTAATTAGCTTTAACCGCGCTCTCGAACTCAATCCTAACTATGTCTCTGCTTATTATAATCGAGGTATTGTTTACCACTATATGGAAAAACTAGGTTTAGCCTTAGCTGACTTTAATACAGCTCTCGAACTAAATCCTGAATTTGCAGAAGCTTATTACGGTCGAGGTCTTATTTATTTTTATCAGAAAAAATCAGGATTAGCTCTAGCGGATTTTAAATACGCTCTCATACTTAATCCTAAATTAGCAGAAGCTTATTACGGTCGAGGTCTTATTTACGCAGAGCGAGAAAAATTTGAATTAGCTCTAGCGGATTTTAAATACGCTCTCACACTTAATCCTAAATTAGCAGAAGCTTATTACGGTCGAGGTCTTGTTCGTGCAGAGCATAAGAAATCTGAAGCAGCTCTGTCAGACTACAATCGCGCTCTCGAACTTAAGCCCAACCTAGCTCAAGCTTATTATGGTCGAGGTCTTATTTACGCAGATCGAGGAAAATTTGAATTAGCTCTAGCGGATTTTAACCGCGCTCTTAAGCTTTTTCCTAACTATACACCCGTATACTTCGATCGAGGGCTTCTATACGAAAAGCAAGGCAAAACCGAACCTGCACTAGCAGACTATAGTCGCGCCATCGAACTAGACGCTGAATCAGTCAAAGCACATGTTAATCGCGGTGTTCTTTATAAAGAGCAAGGCAAAACCGAACTGGCACTAGCAGACTATAATCGCGCTCTCGAACTAGACCCTGAATTAGACGAAGTGTATATGAATCGCGGTGTGGCTTATGCCGAACAAAAAAAAATTTGA
- a CDS encoding transposase — protein sequence MSTLIIVCGRATFTNLSRYSQICERTYRRQYQRSFNFIRFNQTLIQQAIEPHSQIILAVDCSFIPKSGKQTYGLDYFYNGSAAKIEKGLEISAMAVVDVTNNISYSLSVRQTPATSKAQTKSKSEKSQQPETTRINHYLQQLAATRPYLPPSLQYVVTDGFYSKIKWVNGVTDLELEAIGKLRRDADLRYPDQGEYSRRGRPRKYAGKVDLTDYSNFEWVTQLTDDMELYTAVVWSISLKRKIRLVYLLRTSESSSSSYAVLFSTDLKLDAYSIYLYYKARFQIEFLFRDSKQFTGLADCQARDRAKLDFHFNSSLTALNLAKWDAVQQHDCDTDFVFSMASYKRRALNHHLLELFIDQLGLEPTLIKSHPNYYNLYDYGTIAA from the coding sequence TTGTCAACTCTTATCATTGTTTGTGGACGAGCTACTTTCACCAACTTAAGTCGTTACAGTCAAATTTGTGAGCGTACCTATCGAAGACAGTATCAGCGTTCATTCAACTTTATAAGATTCAATCAAACATTAATTCAGCAAGCAATTGAACCTCATTCTCAAATAATCTTGGCAGTAGACTGCTCATTTATCCCTAAGAGTGGCAAACAAACTTATGGTCTAGATTACTTCTACAATGGGAGTGCAGCTAAAATAGAAAAAGGGCTGGAAATATCAGCAATGGCAGTAGTAGATGTCACCAATAACATCAGCTACAGTCTTAGTGTTCGACAAACACCAGCAACATCAAAGGCTCAGACAAAGTCTAAATCAGAGAAGAGTCAACAACCTGAAACAACTAGAATCAATCACTATCTTCAACAACTAGCAGCAACTCGCCCTTATCTTCCACCCTCGCTACAATATGTAGTTACCGATGGATTTTACAGTAAAATCAAGTGGGTCAACGGAGTTACAGATTTAGAACTAGAAGCAATTGGTAAATTGCGTCGAGATGCCGATTTACGTTACCCAGATCAAGGTGAGTACTCTCGACGAGGTAGACCTCGTAAATATGCTGGCAAAGTCGATTTGACTGACTACAGCAACTTTGAGTGGGTAACTCAATTAACAGATGATATGGAGTTATACACTGCTGTTGTCTGGTCAATTAGTCTCAAACGCAAAATTCGCTTGGTTTATCTACTTAGAACTTCTGAATCAAGCTCCAGCAGTTATGCAGTTTTATTCTCCACCGACCTCAAACTAGATGCTTACTCTATTTATCTCTACTATAAGGCTCGCTTTCAAATTGAGTTTTTGTTTCGTGACAGCAAGCAATTTACTGGTTTAGCCGATTGTCAGGCTCGCGATCGCGCCAAACTTGATTTTCATTTTAATAGTTCTTTGACTGCTCTTAATCTTGCTAAATGGGATGCTGTTCAACAACATGATTGTGATACCGATTTTGTCTTTTCAATGGCAAGTTATAAACGGCGTGCGCTCAATCATCATTTACTCGAACTATTTATTGACCAGTTAGGTCTTGAGCCAACTTTGATTAAATCCCATCCCAATTACTACAACCTTTATGACTATGGAACTATAGCTGCTTAG
- a CDS encoding PAS domain-containing sensor histidine kinase encodes MKISTALGFILSSISLLLWHLKQNNSSNPSDNNNFNLLVGGCLYLLPTISIVFTILTFIEYGFQVNLGTTILSFPETADAVDAVVNGRMSPNTALGFLWFNGAILLSIGKYYLTAQLSALIVIGFALTSLLGHIYNLSALYGMNSGTGMAIHTATCFILLGLALLGTRSDRGLMRIITADEAGGTMAQWLLPLVTLVPILLGWLFWSFFANFDLTPETRIALRILLEIIILDAVVLWAARKLNKVDRLRQSSVRQQQEQEQQLRLAFEFAAIGKALISKEGQFLKVNPALCQLTGYSEDEMLQLLFQDITHDDDLDTHLKFVRKFLANEIDNCQFEKRYLHKSGRVIWISLNVTLAKDNLGTPKYFIAQMQDITVRKQAEAEILRLNEELESRVKQRTAELEAEIVERQKIEDSLRLLSVKNQALLKAIPDWIFSLEHDGKLVDFKAPRKIKAPLVHKKFIGKRLDKVLPPEVSAVMIKAISAAVNTKEVQICEYQLERKATLRDYEARIAICDCQEVMAIVRDVTERKQVERDIRQALEIEKNLNELKNRFVTITSHEFRTPLASILSSSELLEHYSYKWNEDRKLNHLHRIQSSVKHMTDLLNDVLLLGKADAGRLELSPTKFDLYRFCREYVEEMQLIVDTHQIVFSFNTHSDSNFDSKSQEYPVAMDEILLRHVLNNLLSNAIKFSPNSDKVYLDVEYDLERARFQIRDTGVGVPVEERERLFESFHRFSNASSIPGTGLGLAIAKKTVDLHGGKIAMESQLGQGTTFTVTLPYLTQE; translated from the coding sequence ATGAAAATCAGTACTGCTCTGGGCTTTATTTTAAGCAGTATTTCTCTATTACTATGGCATCTAAAACAAAATAACTCCTCAAATCCGAGCGATAACAACAACTTCAATCTACTAGTTGGTGGTTGCCTGTATCTTTTGCCAACTATATCGATTGTCTTTACTATTTTGACTTTTATTGAATATGGCTTTCAAGTAAATTTAGGTACTACTATACTTTCTTTTCCCGAAACTGCCGACGCTGTAGATGCAGTTGTTAATGGGCGAATGTCTCCCAATACAGCATTAGGTTTTCTTTGGTTTAATGGAGCCATTTTGCTGTCGATCGGGAAATATTATCTTACTGCCCAACTATCGGCATTGATAGTTATAGGGTTTGCTCTAACATCCCTACTCGGTCATATTTACAATCTTTCGGCGTTATACGGCATGAACTCTGGGACGGGAATGGCAATTCATACTGCTACCTGCTTTATATTACTAGGTTTGGCTTTATTAGGAACTCGTAGCGATCGAGGCTTGATGAGAATTATTACTGCAGATGAAGCAGGAGGAACGATGGCGCAATGGTTGCTTCCTTTAGTAACGTTAGTGCCAATACTATTGGGGTGGTTATTTTGGTCGTTTTTTGCCAACTTCGATCTAACTCCAGAAACTAGAATTGCCCTCAGAATTTTATTAGAAATAATTATTTTAGACGCAGTAGTTTTATGGGCTGCACGTAAATTGAATAAGGTAGATCGCCTGCGTCAAAGTTCTGTTCGCCAACAGCAAGAACAGGAGCAGCAGTTACGTTTGGCTTTTGAGTTCGCAGCAATTGGTAAGGCATTAATATCTAAAGAAGGTCAATTTCTCAAAGTTAATCCCGCTCTCTGCCAGCTTACTGGTTATAGTGAAGACGAAATGCTGCAACTATTGTTTCAAGATATTACCCATGATGATGATTTAGATACCCATTTAAAATTTGTTCGGAAATTTTTGGCAAATGAAATCGATAATTGTCAGTTTGAAAAACGTTACCTCCACAAATCGGGTCGAGTAATTTGGATTTCTCTTAACGTTACTTTAGCCAAAGACAATTTGGGCACACCAAAATATTTTATCGCTCAGATGCAGGATATTACCGTTCGCAAACAGGCTGAGGCTGAGATTCTGCGGCTCAATGAAGAGCTAGAATCAAGAGTCAAACAACGCACTGCCGAATTAGAGGCAGAAATTGTCGAACGTCAAAAGATTGAAGATTCCTTACGCTTACTTTCGGTAAAAAATCAAGCCTTACTCAAAGCTATACCCGATTGGATATTTTCTTTAGAACACGATGGCAAACTAGTCGATTTTAAAGCTCCCAGAAAAATTAAAGCTCCCCTAGTTCACAAAAAATTTATTGGGAAAAGACTAGATAAAGTTTTGCCCCCAGAAGTTTCGGCGGTAATGATAAAGGCAATTTCAGCAGCAGTAAATACCAAAGAAGTTCAAATCTGTGAATATCAATTAGAGAGAAAAGCGACCCTGAGAGATTATGAAGCCCGTATTGCTATCTGCGATTGCCAGGAAGTTATGGCGATTGTGCGTGACGTTACAGAACGCAAACAGGTAGAAAGAGATATTCGTCAGGCACTAGAAATTGAAAAAAATCTCAACGAGCTTAAAAACCGTTTTGTAACCATAACTTCCCATGAATTTCGCACGCCGCTAGCCTCAATATTATCTTCTTCAGAACTGCTCGAACATTACAGCTATAAATGGAATGAAGATAGAAAACTCAATCATCTGCACCGTATTCAATCATCGGTAAAGCACATGACAGATTTATTAAATGATGTCTTGCTACTAGGTAAAGCTGATGCAGGAAGGTTAGAGTTAAGTCCAACCAAATTCGATCTGTATCGATTTTGCCGAGAATATGTTGAAGAAATGCAGCTTATTGTTGATACCCATCAAATTGTTTTTAGTTTCAATACTCACTCTGACAGCAATTTTGATTCAAAATCGCAAGAATATCCCGTTGCTATGGATGAAATACTACTGCGTCATGTATTGAACAATTTACTTTCTAATGCAATCAAATTTTCACCCAATAGCGACAAAGTATATTTAGACGTAGAATACGATTTGGAGCGAGCTAGATTTCAAATTCGAGATACAGGAGTTGGTGTTCCTGTAGAAGAACGAGAACGATTATTTGAATCTTTTCATCGATTTAGCAATGCTAGCTCCATTCCTGGCACTGGTTTGGGATTGGCAATTGCCAAAAAAACCGTAGATTTACATGGTGGAAAGATTGCTATGGAGAGTCAATTAGGGCAAGGGACTACTTTTACCGTTACCTTACCCTACTTAACACAAGAATAG
- a CDS encoding cation:proton antiporter — MPIYAILSLKPLNDPVAVFLSILVIMLIAPLLFERIQLPGIVGLIIAGVIVGPEGIGLLERSSNIILLGTVGLLFLMFMAGLETSLDDFKENGDRAAIFGIATFIVPMVIGTLAMMMVGYGFLAAILVASCFASHTLLALPVLNKLGIMRTPAVNMTLGGTLITNVLALLVLAVVVKAHSGELTLGFWLFLIPALTIYTFATLWGVPKIGRWFFHRFGHDESAEFIFVLASLFVVSYIANLIEIEPIIGAFLAGIALTPLIPQLSPLMNRIQFIGNTLFVPFFLISVGMLIDPKILISEPKSLLIAAVMIVAEVIAKFIAAWGTGKWFKLKFPSIMVMFGLSIAQAASTLAAATVAYEIELIDRTTVNGIVAMILFTCIASPWITEKWGKQVNSSTDKIPVAKQKSSISQRVLIPVANPNTEDNLLNLALILSKAAQGTLLPLHVLSDRDVIGNNSAISEARTQQSQLLAAAETIAHAANAEVETIGRVDDRIDRGIVRTAVERQASLIVCGWKGYSTYKENFFGGTLDNVAIKASVPVLIARFAQPIATTARVFLAVTKRQAFSTEFKSILEIAQLMSAELKASLQVLLVISDKQSKLSETEITRLATDTLIAQTQGNLIKEVSQRIHRNDLLLLVVNTSKQKLQSRSAVGTIPEIIARSHQDTSVLVLHFPN; from the coding sequence ATGCCAATCTATGCCATTTTGTCTTTAAAGCCGCTCAACGACCCCGTAGCGGTTTTTCTCTCGATTTTAGTGATTATGCTGATCGCGCCTTTATTGTTCGAGCGAATACAGCTTCCTGGAATTGTGGGTTTGATTATCGCAGGGGTAATTGTCGGTCCCGAAGGCATTGGTCTTTTAGAACGCAGTAGCAATATTATTCTTTTGGGTACGGTGGGCTTGCTGTTTCTGATGTTTATGGCAGGATTGGAAACTAGCTTAGACGACTTCAAAGAGAATGGCGATCGGGCAGCTATTTTTGGCATAGCAACATTTATCGTACCGATGGTTATCGGGACACTCGCGATGATGATGGTAGGTTATGGTTTTCTGGCAGCTATTTTGGTAGCTTCCTGTTTTGCTTCCCATACTTTACTAGCTTTACCCGTTCTCAATAAATTGGGTATTATGCGTACTCCTGCGGTCAATATGACTTTAGGAGGAACTTTAATTACCAATGTTTTAGCTTTATTGGTACTGGCAGTTGTAGTCAAAGCTCATTCTGGAGAATTAACTCTTGGTTTTTGGCTGTTTCTCATTCCCGCACTAACTATTTATACCTTTGCCACCTTATGGGGCGTACCCAAAATTGGACGCTGGTTTTTTCATCGTTTCGGACACGACGAAAGTGCAGAATTTATTTTTGTACTAGCTAGTTTGTTTGTCGTTTCCTACATTGCCAACTTAATCGAAATCGAACCCATTATCGGTGCATTTTTAGCAGGGATTGCTCTAACTCCTTTGATCCCCCAACTAAGTCCGTTAATGAATCGGATTCAATTTATCGGCAACACTTTATTCGTGCCGTTTTTCTTGATTTCGGTAGGAATGTTAATCGATCCTAAAATTTTAATTAGCGAACCCAAATCGTTGCTAATTGCAGCAGTAATGATTGTTGCCGAAGTAATTGCTAAGTTTATCGCTGCCTGGGGAACGGGCAAATGGTTTAAATTAAAGTTTCCCAGCATTATGGTAATGTTTGGACTTTCCATCGCTCAAGCAGCTTCTACTCTGGCTGCGGCTACAGTAGCTTATGAAATAGAATTAATCGATCGCACCACAGTCAACGGCATTGTCGCGATGATTCTCTTTACCTGTATTGCTTCTCCCTGGATTACCGAAAAGTGGGGCAAACAAGTCAATTCCAGTACAGATAAAATTCCCGTAGCCAAGCAAAAATCATCAATTTCTCAACGAGTTTTGATTCCCGTTGCCAACCCCAACACCGAAGACAATTTGTTAAACTTGGCTTTAATTTTGTCTAAAGCAGCCCAGGGAACTCTTTTACCCCTTCATGTCTTAAGCGATCGTGACGTAATTGGGAACAATTCCGCAATTTCAGAAGCCAGAACTCAGCAGTCACAGTTGTTAGCTGCTGCTGAAACTATTGCCCATGCTGCCAATGCCGAGGTAGAAACCATCGGTAGAGTCGACGATCGCATCGATCGCGGTATTGTCCGTACGGCAGTAGAACGTCAGGCTTCACTAATTGTCTGTGGTTGGAAGGGCTATTCTACTTATAAAGAAAACTTTTTTGGAGGAACCCTCGATAATGTAGCAATAAAAGCTTCCGTACCCGTTTTAATCGCTCGTTTTGCCCAACCTATTGCCACTACCGCCAGAGTTTTTCTAGCAGTAACCAAACGTCAGGCTTTTTCTACAGAATTTAAGTCAATCCTGGAAATTGCCCAATTGATGTCTGCCGAACTCAAAGCCAGTCTTCAGGTTTTATTGGTAATTAGTGACAAGCAAAGCAAATTATCAGAGACAGAAATAACTCGACTTGCCACAGATACTTTAATCGCTCAGACACAAGGTAATTTAATCAAAGAAGTTTCTCAGAGAATACACCGCAACGATTTATTGCTATTGGTAGTTAACACTTCCAAACAAAAGTTACAGAGTAGATCGGCGGTAGGCACGATTCCCGAAATAATTGCCCGTTCGCATCAAGATACCTCCGTTTTAGTGCTGCATTTTCCCAATTGA